Within the Flavobacterium sp. 9R genome, the region ATTGTGGAAAAAGCATTGTCGTATTGAAAATGAAATTGCTTTCCGTAACCTACTAGTTTTCTTTTAGCTACCACTTTTATGTAGTCTAAGTACCCAATTGCATTTGGGACTCCTCCATTATTATAGGTGTATTTTATTTTGTTTTTTTCGGAGCCTAAAAAAGTTGCGGAGCTTGGAAGGTTGCCTGTGTAAAAAGAAATTCCTGAATTATTAGCTACGGCAGGAAAATTTATGGTTCCAACAGGGGAGTTATTTGCAGAAACTACGAAGGATGTTGGGGTAAAGGCTGCGGAAGCGGTCTCGGTGCTAATTTTTACTGGTATTGTTGCATCAATGTTGGGAAAGTCAAAATCGAATTCTTGTTCGTTGTTAATGTCGAATTTTTCTCCAAACCATTGCCGTCCTAATTGTCCGATATTGATTTGGTCCAATTCATGAAATTGGGTATCGTCAAAAGTTGATAAACTAAGGGTTGGGTTTCCTGAAGGTTGTGTAAAGGTTTGAATTCTTTTTCCGGTACCGCCATCAATAGTTATATAATAATAAGATTCGTCTTCATAGAGGTTATTGAAGGTCTTGCTTTCTGTATTCCAGGTGTCGGTTCCTTCTCCATAAAAAAGAATATAATCCTCGTTGTTAAAGACTCCGTCATTTTCGCCAATTACTTCAATAGGCGTTTCTTCAATGTCTAGTGGATATGAATTATTGTTGGTCAGCGGAATCATTTTTCCACCATTACCATAAACTTTGATTCTTCTTGGGTCTATTGCATTGGTAGATAATCCTAATTGCTGCAAAAAGCTTCTTGATATTTTGTAAACTCCTGATTTTTTGATTTGGAATTGATACCAATTGCCAGAGGATAATACAGAATTACTTATAGTTTGTGTTGTGTTGGTCTTATTTGTGTTCGTTGTTCTATTTGAGTTTTGAACCAATGAATAAGCGATTGAAGTGACTTTTTTTATTCCAAAATTATCTTTTACTAGTGGTGAAAAAGTTAAAAATACGGTTGTAACATCTCTTGAGATAGTTGTGGTAACTTTTTCGTTTAGGGTTGAAGGAATGTTTCCAATTATTAAGTCACCTAATTCCTCGTTTGTGATGTTTTCGTATGTAACGTTGTTGATTATAATGTTTTCGTTGAATGAATTCGATTTTATCGGGCTACTATAAATAATGGTTTTGTTAATAGGGTCAAATTGAAAAGCATTAGTGTCAAAAGTTGGAATTCGGACCGAATAATCGCCGATATTAGTTTTTTTTGCTGGAAACCAATTAATTACAATTGTGCCATTATACTGTGCGAAAATAAAAAAAGGCAGTATCAGTAGTGACAATGTAAAAAATCTGTTTTTCATCTTGATTCTAACGAACTTTAGTTGCTTATATTTTAAAGGGTAAAAATAATTTAATTACTCTAGGTTTTAATAATAAAAAATATATTTTTGCGTTGGTATTCAGGGATTGTATAAATTTAATTGGCCCCGTTAAAATTATTAAATATTGGTGTTGTAGGTATAAGGTTAATTGTTATATTGCGGCACCAAATTATGACCTATTAATAGTATGAAAGTAAAGAAAATTTTGAACTTAAAATTGATCACATCAATTTTACTGATTGCAGGATTAGCTAGTTGTAGTAAAAAATCTAGCTCTAGTAATTCTTCAAGAGCAACTGGATGGAACTTAGATCGTCAAAAAAACGTTGCTGCTAAAAACAAAAATCAAGCTGGCCCTGGTTTGGTTTTCGTAGAAGGAGGAACTTTTACTATGGGTAAAGTTCAAGATGATGTAATGCACGATTGGAACAATTCTCCTACACAACAACACGTTCAATCCTTTTATATGGATGAAACAGAAGTAACCAACTCTATGTACTTAGAGTATTTAGAATGGTTGAAAAAAGTTTTCCCTCCAACTGAAGAAAATTACAAAAATATATATGAAGGAGCATCTCCAGATACTTTGGTATGGAGAAACCGCTTGGGTTATAATGAAACTATGACCAACAACTATTTGAGACACCCATCTTATGCTGAATATCCAGTAGTAGGAGTAAATTGGATTCAAGCCAATGAGTTTGCTAAATGGAGAACGGAACGTGTAAATGAAAGTATGCTTGAGAAAACAGGTTACATAAAGAAAAATGCAAAAAACACCGATGTTTCTGCTGAAAGTACTTTTAGTACTGAAACATATTTGGCTTCACCTACATCTGTTTATGGTGGAAATGAAGAAATCGTTCTTAAAGAAAGATCTAAAAGAAAAGCGCCTAAGGCTGGTAAAGATGGAAAAGTAGCTGAGCACAAAAATGTTTATGCACAACGTTCTTCAGGAATTTTATTACCTGAGTACCGTTTACCAACTGAAGCTGAGTGGGAATACGCTGCAGCAGCAGATGTGGGGCAAAGAGAATACAATATTTATAAAGGTCAAAAGAAATACCCTTGGTCTGGTAGTTACACTCGTTCAGGAAAACGTGTTTCTAAAGGAGATCAGTTAGCTAACTTCAAGCAAGGAAATGGTGATTATGGTGGAATTGCTGGTTGGTCTGATGACGGAGCAGACATTACTAACCAAGTAAAAAAATATCCTGCAAATGATTTTGGTTTGTATGATATGGCTGGAAACGTTGCCGAATGGGTTGCCGATGTTTATCGTCCTATTATTGACAATGAATGGAATGATTTTAATTATTACAGAGGTAATCTTTATACAAAAAATAAAATTGGTAAAGATGGTAAAGTTGAAATAGTTACTTCTAAAACTATCGAATACGATACATTGAGTAATGGTAAATTAGTTGCTAGAGCGTATCCAGGTCAAATTGCACAAGTTCCTGTTGATGAAAATGAAACTTATTTGAGACAAAATTTTGATAAGAGTAACAACATCAACTATAGAGATGGTGATAAACAATCTACTCGTTTTTATGATTTCGGAAACACAGGTGATGAAACTAAAGGCGAAAAAGATGCGCGTAAAATGTACAACTCACCTAAACATAATGTAGCTGTAGATAGTTTAGGTAAAATGTCTAGAAAATATGATTCATCTAGTAAAAGAACAACTTTGATTAACGATGAAGTTCGTGTTTTCAAAGGAGGATCTTGGAGAGATAGAGCGTATTGGTTAGATCCAGCTCAAAGAAGATATTTGCCACAAGATATGGCAACTGATTATATTGGTTTTAGATGCGCAATGTCTAGTGTTGGACCAAAAGCACAAAAAAGAAAATCACCAAGAAATTAATTTACTTTAGTATACTTATAATAAAAGCCCTTTGATTAGGGCTTTTATTGTTTTAATTCTATTTATTATGGATATAGCTAGCATTCATAACCTATTCTTACAGTGTGATTCCGTTTCTATTGACACACGTAAAATTTTACCTAACTCATTATTTGTAGCCATTAAAGGTGAAAATTTTGATGCCAATACATTTGCCGCTGAGGCTCTAAGTAAAGGTGCCAAATTTGTTCTAATTGATAATTCAAGTTATTACATAGATGAAAGAACGATTTTGGTAGATGATAGTTTATTGGCACTACAGCAATTGGCTCAATTTCATAGAAATTATCTCAAAATTCCTATTATTGCCTTGACAGGTAGCAACGGAAAAACGACTACAAAAGAGTTGATTCATACCGTTCTTTCTAAGAAATTCAATACTAAGGCAACGATAGGTAATTTGAATAATCATATTGGGGTTCCCTTGACTTTGCTTTCGTTTACAAAGGAAACTGAGATAGGTGTAGTTGAAATGGGGGCGAATCATAAAAAAGAGATTGAGTTTCTTTGCCAATTGGCTACACCTGATTATGGTTATATTACCAATTTTGGTAAGGCACATTTAGAGGGTTTTGGTGGCGTTGAAGGTGTGATTGAAGGTAAAAGTGAGATGTATGCTTATTTGTCTTTTGCTAATAAAACAACTTTTATTAATCTTGAGGACCCAATTCAGGTTGAAAAATCACAGTCACTAACTTGTTATTCTTTTGGTATTAATAAAAGTAGTGCTGCTGTCAATATTACAGTAATAGAGGCGAATCCTTTTGTAACAATAAAATATGATGGATATTCTATAGTTACTCATTTGATAGGTTTGTATAATGCTAATAATATCAATGCAGCTCTTACTATAGGTAAGTATTTTGAAGTGCCAATGGACTCAATTAAAGAAGCATTAGAAAATTATATTCCTGAGAATAATCGTTCTCAAATGGTTGTCAAAGGGTCGAATACAATTCTATTAGATGCATATAATGCTAATCCGAGTAGTATGGCGGTTGCTATAGATAATTTTATTCAATTGGAAAAACCTAACAAAATAATGGTTTTAGGGGATATGTTTGAACTAGGGGAAGAAAGTCTGTTCGAACACCAACAGTTGGTTCAACGCCTTTCTGGAGTTCCTGACGTTCGTTGTTTTTTTGTAGGGAAAGCTTTTTTTGATTGTAGTATAGTCCAAGAAAATTTTAAATTTTATGCTACTTTCGATGTTTTTTCTGCTTATTTGACCGATCATCCTTTTTCAGAGGCCACCTTGTTGATTAAAGGTTCAAGAGGTATGGCCTTGGAAAGAACACTAAATTACTTGTAAACAAAAAACGCAACTTTAAGTTGCGTTTTTTTTTGGGTTAGATTTTCATCAGGAAACCAATTAGGTTTTCTTTTTTGTTCAATTCTAGTTTTTTGCGCAGTCTGTATCTTGCCAATTCCACCCCTCCATTAGAGATATTCATAATCTCTGCTATTTCTTTCGTAGACATATTCATTAGGAGATAGGTGGCTAAGTCTAATTCTCTTGGGGTTATCGTTGGATACTGTTCTTTCAGTCTTTTTAAGAAATCATAGTGTACGTTTTTAATGTGCTTTTCAAGATCTTTCCAACTTTTATCCGAGTTAACTTCTTTTACAATGCTTTTTTGAAGTTTTGTAAATTGTGCTTTTAAGGTATCATCTAAGTTGTCGTGATTGATTTCTTTAAGTTTATGGATGATTCCGTTTAGAATTTTATTCTTTTTTACCACTTGTAAAGAGTTGCTTACTAGTTCTTTATCTTTAGCTAGGATTTTTATTTTTAGTTTGTCGTTTTTTAATTTTTCAATTTCTTTTTCAAGTGAATATTGTTCTTGTCTAATTTTTGTCTCTTTTTCAAGATATAGTCTTCTCTGTTCAACGGTTTCATAGTATTTGTTTTTTCTAATTTTGGCTTTAACGGTGTTTTGGATGTAAAGTATAATAACAACTACTAAAATGATGTAAATGATGTATGCGAAAAAGTGACGGTACCAAGGAGGAAGTACAGTAAATTTGATTTCTGCCTCTTCAGATTGGATACCATAGCTATTTCTAACTTTGGCTTTCATTATGTAAGTTCCTTCGCTTAAATTGGTATATTCTTTTGTGAACATCCTTGACCAAGGGCTCCATTTTTCATCAAAACCTTCTAATTTGTATGAAAACTCTACGTTTTCAAGGTTTTCGTAGGTAGGTGAAGAGAACGAAAATTGTACGTGATTTGAAGAATAAGGAAGCGTATATTTTGTTGTAATTTTTTGTCCATTTCCTAAAAGTAAAGTGTCTTTTTGAAAAGTAAAGTTTCGAATGAAGGCTTTTGGTCTAGTCACAAAACTATTGGCTTGTTTGGCGTTGTAGTGCGCTAATCCATTTGTTAGGCCTATAAAGATGTTGTTTGGGTCAATCGTGTTGATGGAAAGATAATCGTTAACTAATTCTCCAGTT harbors:
- the gldJ gene encoding gliding motility lipoprotein GldJ; amino-acid sequence: MKVKKILNLKLITSILLIAGLASCSKKSSSSNSSRATGWNLDRQKNVAAKNKNQAGPGLVFVEGGTFTMGKVQDDVMHDWNNSPTQQHVQSFYMDETEVTNSMYLEYLEWLKKVFPPTEENYKNIYEGASPDTLVWRNRLGYNETMTNNYLRHPSYAEYPVVGVNWIQANEFAKWRTERVNESMLEKTGYIKKNAKNTDVSAESTFSTETYLASPTSVYGGNEEIVLKERSKRKAPKAGKDGKVAEHKNVYAQRSSGILLPEYRLPTEAEWEYAAAADVGQREYNIYKGQKKYPWSGSYTRSGKRVSKGDQLANFKQGNGDYGGIAGWSDDGADITNQVKKYPANDFGLYDMAGNVAEWVADVYRPIIDNEWNDFNYYRGNLYTKNKIGKDGKVEIVTSKTIEYDTLSNGKLVARAYPGQIAQVPVDENETYLRQNFDKSNNINYRDGDKQSTRFYDFGNTGDETKGEKDARKMYNSPKHNVAVDSLGKMSRKYDSSSKRTTLINDEVRVFKGGSWRDRAYWLDPAQRRYLPQDMATDYIGFRCAMSSVGPKAQKRKSPRN
- the murF gene encoding UDP-N-acetylmuramoyl-tripeptide--D-alanyl-D-alanine ligase, giving the protein MDIASIHNLFLQCDSVSIDTRKILPNSLFVAIKGENFDANTFAAEALSKGAKFVLIDNSSYYIDERTILVDDSLLALQQLAQFHRNYLKIPIIALTGSNGKTTTKELIHTVLSKKFNTKATIGNLNNHIGVPLTLLSFTKETEIGVVEMGANHKKEIEFLCQLATPDYGYITNFGKAHLEGFGGVEGVIEGKSEMYAYLSFANKTTFINLEDPIQVEKSQSLTCYSFGINKSSAAVNITVIEANPFVTIKYDGYSIVTHLIGLYNANNINAALTIGKYFEVPMDSIKEALENYIPENNRSQMVVKGSNTILLDAYNANPSSMAVAIDNFIQLEKPNKIMVLGDMFELGEESLFEHQQLVQRLSGVPDVRCFFVGKAFFDCSIVQENFKFYATFDVFSAYLTDHPFSEATLLIKGSRGMALERTLNYL